A window from Bacteroidota bacterium encodes these proteins:
- a CDS encoding DUF5686 and carboxypeptidase regulatory-like domain-containing protein, producing MLGQDAQPRYRVTGRVVDAAFGNPLELATVQVDSLRIGGNSNLDGEWSLLLPPGQWQVRALQLGYLDASITVVVQVADVNGLEIRMAPRDQLDLETITVSGKESPANRIIKNATRNRDENRLEGMQAYEYESYNKTTLTLDNISREKAENSLLLRPARGYIREHARDTAMLDTTGRFKVGVFVNETISRVYERAGRPRKEYIIATKGSGFESAETGLVNALLVNADFYNSYVTILEREFLSPIAPGAFMNYRFYWTDTVVEANSPDTLYGIQIVPKRPYDRVFKGWIYIQGGSWAIRRIDVSMNADPNINFIEDIRIKQEFAEINGRWVPTLKDIQIDFKNNEDRVGFLGRSITFNKDFVLNQPKEDAFYEGVTLVLSDSATTRDSTYWVDSRQSPLERSDQLAYGLVDHIQALPIWKIIKITQEFFATGKKRVGVVNIGPYSKVVGFNQVEGLRTQLGVYSNDRLSDRFSFGTRGAYGFDDQRWKYGGEVMYRFKRLPDIRAGISYYNDIEQIGIANYELDGTGLLNSVLQYRPLTQLNYYREFKGFFQADVSNGLNAKLQYRQKFIEPAFPIFFQEAGKPIRSDYQVAEVGTIFRISIKEDFVIKKTGKVYTKSKYPITYLEYYQGFRGLAGGEWDYQKAQITVSDKLEMGRFGWLSYTLSAGRIYGNLPYPSLYVYQGSQSLAMYVLGGQQDVLRSFLGVTNRTAFYQSVNFNLMYFYEFVADQYTVAGFDYHLEGYLFNKLPLLRWVLNKLDWKEVITLRLASGSISKENRQLNSPPGAKEDPEQITIKAPDKVPYIEYGVGIENIFKLLRVDYVRRLNYLNPDTPKSLENFNLNWGLRFSLNFTF from the coding sequence GTGCTGGGCCAGGATGCGCAGCCGCGCTACCGGGTTACAGGCCGGGTGGTAGATGCCGCCTTTGGCAACCCGCTGGAGCTGGCCACTGTGCAGGTAGACAGCCTGCGCATAGGCGGAAACAGCAACCTGGACGGCGAATGGAGCCTGCTGCTGCCACCCGGCCAGTGGCAGGTGCGGGCCCTACAGCTGGGCTACCTGGATGCCAGCATCACCGTAGTGGTGCAGGTTGCAGACGTGAACGGCCTGGAAATCCGGATGGCACCCCGAGACCAACTGGACCTGGAGACCATTACCGTATCGGGCAAGGAAAGCCCGGCCAACCGAATCATCAAGAACGCCACCCGCAACCGAGACGAAAACCGGCTGGAGGGCATGCAGGCGTATGAGTATGAGAGCTACAATAAAACCACCCTCACGCTGGACAACATAAGCCGGGAAAAGGCTGAGAACAGCCTGCTACTGCGCCCGGCGCGGGGATATATACGCGAACACGCGCGGGATACGGCCATGCTGGACACCACAGGCAGGTTCAAGGTAGGGGTATTCGTAAACGAAACCATCAGCCGGGTATACGAGCGAGCAGGCCGCCCACGCAAGGAATACATCATTGCCACCAAGGGCAGTGGCTTTGAAAGTGCTGAAACCGGCCTGGTAAATGCCCTGCTGGTAAATGCCGACTTCTACAACAGCTATGTTACCATCCTGGAGCGCGAGTTTCTCAGCCCCATTGCACCCGGTGCCTTCATGAACTACCGCTTCTACTGGACAGATACGGTGGTGGAAGCCAACAGCCCCGATACCCTGTACGGCATACAGATTGTGCCCAAGCGGCCATATGACCGGGTATTCAAAGGCTGGATCTACATACAGGGAGGCAGCTGGGCCATCCGCAGGATAGATGTAAGCATGAACGCAGACCCGAACATCAACTTTATCGAAGACATCCGCATCAAGCAAGAGTTTGCCGAGATAAACGGCCGCTGGGTACCCACCCTAAAGGACATACAGATAGACTTTAAGAACAACGAAGACAGAGTGGGCTTTCTGGGCCGCAGCATCACCTTCAACAAGGACTTTGTGCTGAACCAGCCCAAGGAAGATGCTTTTTATGAGGGGGTTACGCTCGTTCTATCCGACAGCGCTACCACGCGCGACTCCACCTACTGGGTAGATAGCCGGCAGAGCCCCCTGGAGCGCAGCGACCAACTGGCCTACGGACTGGTAGACCACATCCAGGCCCTGCCCATCTGGAAAATAATCAAGATTACCCAAGAGTTTTTTGCCACCGGCAAAAAACGGGTGGGTGTGGTAAACATCGGGCCCTACAGCAAGGTAGTGGGCTTCAACCAGGTAGAGGGCCTGCGTACCCAGCTAGGGGTGTATAGCAACGACCGGCTGAGCGATCGCTTCAGCTTTGGTACCCGGGGGGCATACGGCTTTGACGACCAGCGCTGGAAATACGGTGGCGAGGTCATGTATCGCTTCAAGCGACTGCCAGACATCCGGGCGGGCATCTCGTACTACAACGACATCGAACAGATTGGCATAGCCAACTACGAACTGGATGGCACCGGCCTGCTGAATAGTGTGCTGCAGTACCGGCCCCTTACACAGCTAAACTATTACCGAGAATTCAAGGGCTTCTTCCAGGCCGATGTGTCCAATGGGCTGAATGCCAAGCTACAATACCGGCAGAAGTTCATTGAGCCCGCCTTCCCGATTTTTTTCCAGGAAGCAGGAAAACCTATCCGCAGCGACTACCAGGTGGCAGAGGTGGGCACCATCTTCCGCATCAGCATCAAAGAAGATTTTGTGATAAAGAAAACGGGTAAGGTGTACACAAAATCCAAGTATCCCATCACGTACCTGGAGTACTACCAGGGCTTCCGTGGCCTGGCGGGCGGAGAATGGGACTACCAGAAGGCACAGATAACAGTAAGCGACAAGCTGGAAATGGGCCGCTTTGGCTGGCTGAGCTACACCCTATCTGCCGGACGCATTTATGGCAACCTGCCCTACCCCAGCCTGTATGTATACCAGGGTAGCCAGAGCCTGGCCATGTATGTACTGGGGGGCCAGCAGGATGTGCTGCGCTCCTTCCTGGGGGTTACCAACCGCACAGCCTTCTACCAGAGTGTGAACTTCAACCTCATGTACTTCTACGAGTTTGTGGCAGACCAGTATACGGTAGCCGGTTTTGACTACCACCTGGAGGGCTATCTCTTCAACAAACTGCCTCTGCTGCGCTGGGTGCTGAACAAGCTGGACTGGAAAGAGGTGATAACCCTGCGCCTGGCCAGTGGCAGCATAAGCAAGGAAAACCGCCAGCTGAACAGCCCGCCCGGAGCCAAAGAGGACCCCGAGCAGATTACCATAAAAGCCCCGGACAAAGTGCCGTACATAGAGTACGGCGTAGGAATTGAAAACATTTTCAAACTACTGCGCGTAGACTACGTTCGTAGACTAAACTATCTAAACCCGGATACCCCCAAAAGTTTGGAAAACTTCAACCTGAACTGGGGGTTGCGCTTTAGCCTGAACTTTACCTTCTGA
- the carB gene encoding carbamoyl-phosphate synthase large subunit — protein sequence MPRDTSIQSVLIIGSGPIIIGQACEFDYSGTQAARALREEGIAVSLINSNPATIMTDPMMADQVYLWPLTRKSIVRILEERKIDAVLPTMGGQTALNLCIECSKAGIWDKYGVRIIGVDLDAIHRAEDRDVFRRLMADIGVETPKSRVARSFLEGKEAAQEIGFPLVIRSSYTLGGTGGGFVHRKEDLDKALRYGLESSPVHEVLLEESIFGWKEYELELLRDGTGNFIVICTIENFDPCGIHTGDSVTVAPALTLPDTQYQAMRDQAIRVMNSIGTFAGGCNIQFALDPESGRIIVIEINPRVSRSSALASKATGYPIAKIAAKLAIGYNLDELHNQITKTTSACFEPSIDYVVTKIPRWNFEKFQGASRALGLTMKSVGEVMGIGRTFAESIQKAAQSLEIKRNGLGADGRELRKTERLMESLANPSANRLFHVHDAMQAGISRDTIQKTTRIDPWFLDQVNSIVRMEEELRQHRLNNIPTELLRRAKQMGFADRQIAHLIDCLESQVYKLRTEMGINRVYKMVDTCAAEFEAQTPYYYSTFEGENESRVSNKKKIVILGSGPNRIGQGIEFDYCCVHGLQAVKEAGYEAIMVNCNPETVSTDFDIADKLYFEPVFWEHVYDIIQHEKPEGVIVQLGGQTALKLAEKLTKYGIPIIGSSFDSIDLAEDRGRFSTLLRDLEIPYPVFGVARSAQEALDLVKDIGYPVLVRPSYVLGGQRMRIVINDEELESHVIKVLREMPGNQVLIDRFLEGAAEAEADALADGEQVHVMGIMQHIEPAGIHSGDSTAVLPPFDLGDLTLKTIEDYTIRIAKALNVKGLINVQFAIHKGKVYVIEANPRASRSMPFICKAYQKPYLNYATKVMMGTHRVSDFDLTPIRTGYAIKVPVFSFSKFPNVNKELGPEMKSTGEEIRYIDDLMDEYFLQVYSERNLYLSR from the coding sequence ATGCCCAGAGACACCTCCATCCAATCGGTCCTGATCATCGGCAGTGGCCCCATCATCATCGGTCAGGCGTGCGAGTTCGACTATTCCGGCACACAGGCCGCGCGTGCCCTGCGCGAGGAAGGCATAGCAGTTAGCCTGATCAACAGCAACCCCGCCACCATCATGACCGACCCCATGATGGCAGACCAGGTGTATCTGTGGCCACTCACCCGCAAGAGCATTGTGCGGATACTGGAGGAGCGCAAGATAGATGCCGTACTGCCCACCATGGGTGGCCAAACAGCCCTGAACCTGTGCATAGAATGCAGCAAGGCTGGAATTTGGGACAAATACGGCGTGCGCATCATCGGCGTAGACCTGGATGCCATCCACCGGGCCGAAGACCGGGATGTGTTTCGGCGACTGATGGCCGATATTGGTGTGGAAACACCCAAAAGCCGCGTGGCGCGCAGCTTCCTGGAGGGCAAGGAGGCCGCACAGGAAATCGGCTTCCCACTGGTTATCCGCAGCTCCTACACCCTGGGTGGAACTGGCGGCGGCTTTGTGCACCGAAAGGAGGACCTGGACAAAGCCCTACGCTATGGCCTGGAGAGCAGCCCTGTGCACGAGGTACTGCTGGAAGAAAGCATTTTTGGATGGAAGGAGTACGAGCTGGAATTGCTGCGCGATGGCACGGGCAACTTTATTGTCATCTGCACCATCGAGAATTTTGACCCCTGTGGCATCCACACGGGCGACTCGGTAACCGTGGCACCGGCCCTTACCCTACCCGACACCCAGTATCAGGCCATGCGAGACCAGGCCATACGGGTAATGAACAGCATAGGCACCTTTGCCGGCGGCTGCAACATCCAGTTTGCCCTCGACCCAGAGTCTGGCCGCATTATTGTGATCGAAATCAACCCCCGTGTAAGCCGCAGCTCGGCCCTGGCCAGCAAGGCCACGGGCTACCCAATTGCCAAAATTGCTGCCAAGCTAGCCATTGGCTACAACCTGGACGAACTGCACAACCAGATTACCAAAACCACCTCGGCCTGCTTTGAGCCCAGCATAGACTATGTGGTAACCAAAATTCCACGCTGGAACTTCGAGAAATTTCAGGGTGCCAGCCGGGCCCTGGGCCTCACCATGAAAAGCGTGGGCGAGGTGATGGGCATTGGCCGAACCTTTGCCGAAAGCATACAAAAAGCCGCCCAGAGCCTGGAGATAAAGCGCAACGGACTGGGGGCAGATGGACGCGAACTGCGGAAAACCGAGCGCCTGATGGAGAGCCTGGCCAACCCCAGCGCCAATCGCTTATTCCACGTGCACGATGCCATGCAGGCCGGCATCAGCCGAGATACGATACAGAAAACTACCCGGATAGACCCCTGGTTTCTGGATCAGGTAAACAGCATTGTACGGATGGAGGAGGAGCTGCGCCAGCACCGGCTGAACAACATCCCCACCGAACTGCTGCGGCGGGCTAAGCAGATGGGCTTTGCCGACCGCCAGATAGCCCACCTGATAGACTGCCTGGAAAGCCAGGTGTACAAGCTGCGCACCGAGATGGGCATAAACCGCGTGTACAAAATGGTGGATACCTGTGCCGCCGAGTTTGAAGCCCAGACGCCCTACTACTACAGCACCTTCGAGGGCGAAAACGAAAGCCGGGTATCAAACAAAAAGAAAATCGTAATCCTGGGTAGCGGGCCCAACCGGATAGGCCAGGGCATTGAGTTTGACTACTGCTGTGTGCATGGCCTCCAGGCCGTAAAGGAGGCCGGCTACGAGGCCATTATGGTAAACTGCAACCCCGAAACCGTAAGTACCGACTTTGACATAGCCGACAAGCTGTACTTCGAGCCTGTATTCTGGGAGCATGTGTACGACATCATCCAGCACGAAAAGCCCGAGGGCGTGATCGTACAACTGGGCGGCCAAACAGCCCTGAAGCTGGCCGAAAAACTGACCAAATACGGCATACCCATCATAGGCAGCAGCTTTGACAGCATAGACCTGGCCGAGGACCGTGGCCGCTTCAGCACCCTGCTGCGCGACCTGGAGATACCCTACCCCGTGTTTGGCGTGGCACGCAGCGCACAAGAGGCCCTGGACCTGGTGAAAGACATTGGCTACCCCGTGCTGGTGCGCCCCAGCTACGTGCTGGGAGGCCAGCGCATGCGCATCGTCATCAACGACGAGGAGCTGGAAAGCCATGTAATAAAGGTGCTGCGCGAAATGCCCGGAAACCAGGTGCTGATAGACCGATTTCTGGAAGGCGCTGCCGAGGCCGAGGCCGATGCCCTGGCCGACGGGGAACAGGTGCACGTAATGGGCATCATGCAGCACATAGAGCCCGCCGGCATACACAGCGGAGACAGCACCGCCGTGCTGCCCCCCTTCGACCTGGGCGACCTGACCCTGAAAACAATAGAAGACTATACCATACGGATTGCCAAGGCACTGAACGTGAAGGGCCTCATCAATGTGCAATTTGCCATCCACAAGGGTAAGGTGTATGTGATAGAGGCAAACCCGCGTGCCAGCCGTAGTATGCCCTTTATCTGCAAGGCCTACCAGAAGCCCTACCTGAACTATGCCACCAAAGTAATGATGGGCACCCACCGGGTATCCGACTTTGACCTAACCCCCATCCGTACCGGCTACGCCATCAAGGTGCCGGTCTTTAGCTTCAGCAAGTTTCCCAACGTGAACAAGGAGCTGGGGCCAGAAATGAAAAGCACGGGCGAGGAAATCCGCTACATAGATGACCTGATGGACGAATACTTCCTGCAGGTGTACAGCGAACGCAACCTCTACCTCAGCCGCTAG
- a CDS encoding carotenoid biosynthesis protein translates to MFPSISYPAARLIIGVTYVVGTAGMLWPYSRPLFVWMTPYHLLLVSALFFLQHPGRAWLPVALAVYGLGFGVEVLGVQTHFPFGAYAYGPVLGIQLWGTPLLIGLNWLLLVAAANSLPRLHRLVPPPWRALLAALLLLLLDVCMEPVAIALDMWRWQAPTPPLQNYLAWFVLALLFSLLWQYKAPTRTNPLAPWVLGMQFLFFATLALFLA, encoded by the coding sequence TTGTTTCCTAGCATTTCCTATCCAGCCGCCCGCCTCATCATTGGGGTTACGTATGTGGTGGGTACAGCCGGCATGCTGTGGCCCTACAGCCGCCCCCTGTTTGTGTGGATGACGCCCTACCATCTGCTGCTGGTATCCGCTCTTTTTTTCTTGCAGCACCCGGGCAGGGCCTGGCTGCCAGTGGCGCTGGCTGTGTATGGCCTGGGCTTTGGGGTGGAGGTATTGGGCGTGCAGACGCATTTTCCTTTTGGTGCCTATGCCTATGGCCCGGTGCTGGGCATACAGCTGTGGGGCACGCCCCTGCTTATTGGCCTAAACTGGCTGCTGCTGGTGGCGGCAGCCAATAGCCTGCCTAGGCTGCACCGGCTGGTGCCCCCCCCCTGGCGTGCCCTGCTAGCGGCCCTGCTACTGCTGCTGCTGGATGTGTGTATGGAGCCGGTAGCCATTGCCCTGGATATGTGGCGCTGGCAGGCACCCACCCCCCCGCTACAGAACTACCTGGCCTGGTTTGTGCTGGCCCTGCTCTTCAGCCTACTGTGGCAATACAAGGCGCCCACACGCACAAACCCGCTGGCCCCCTGGGTGCTGGGCATGCAGTTTCTCTTTTTTGCCACGCTGGCACTGTTCCTGGCCTAG
- a CDS encoding shikimate kinase → MKIFLWGMMGSGKSTLGLLLARALNLPFVDLDAEIEQETGQTIAEIFDAEGQEGFRRIEQAQLRRVLGLQGQGVISCGGGTPCYYSNAAEMLAAGTVIYLQANEELLAERLKDDAGKRPLLREQTPQSLLSYLAHTLHKRAPYYKKAHVIVPVAGKSAAEVVAHIVQNLPGRAV, encoded by the coding sequence ATGAAGATATTCCTCTGGGGCATGATGGGCAGCGGGAAGAGCACGCTGGGTTTATTGCTGGCGCGTGCGCTAAACCTGCCCTTTGTAGACCTGGATGCAGAGATAGAGCAAGAAACAGGGCAAACCATAGCGGAGATCTTTGATGCTGAGGGCCAGGAGGGTTTTCGCAGGATAGAGCAGGCGCAGCTGAGGCGGGTACTAGGGCTGCAGGGCCAGGGGGTGATCAGCTGTGGAGGGGGTACACCCTGCTACTATAGCAACGCGGCAGAGATGTTGGCAGCCGGTACGGTGATCTACCTACAGGCGAACGAAGAGCTATTGGCCGAAAGACTTAAGGATGACGCCGGCAAACGCCCGCTGCTGCGCGAACAGACCCCACAAAGCCTGCTAAGCTACCTGGCGCATACGCTACACAAGCGGGCACCGTACTACAAAAAGGCGCACGTGATTGTGCCCGTAGCGGGCAAGTCGGCAGCGGAGGTAGTAGCGCACATAGTGCAAAACCTGCCGGGGCGTGCTGTGTAA
- a CDS encoding YqgE/AlgH family protein, which translates to MEHSNLLEQWERKIWQNMPEPAAGMLLVANPFMQDPNFRRMVVLLVEHGPDGSLGYVLNRPLDAYIPQLVDQLDGFRAPLLWGGPVAPDTLHFLHRYSPGINGSETICPGLWWSGSFDQLVQMARGGRLLAEDFHFYLGYSGWAPGQLQQEQGHRSWLVTPATRELAWLEPANCWVQVVQQMGGPSRLMAHFPADPGLN; encoded by the coding sequence ATGGAACACAGCAACCTACTGGAGCAATGGGAGCGAAAAATCTGGCAAAACATGCCGGAGCCTGCAGCGGGCATGCTGCTGGTGGCCAACCCCTTTATGCAGGACCCAAACTTCCGGCGAATGGTGGTGCTGCTGGTGGAACATGGGCCGGATGGAAGCTTGGGCTATGTGCTCAACCGTCCGCTGGATGCCTACATACCCCAGCTGGTAGATCAGTTGGATGGCTTTCGTGCACCGCTGCTATGGGGTGGGCCAGTGGCCCCAGATACGCTGCACTTTCTGCATCGCTATAGCCCAGGCATTAACGGGAGTGAAACCATATGCCCGGGGCTGTGGTGGTCGGGCAGCTTCGATCAGCTTGTGCAGATGGCCCGGGGCGGCAGGCTGCTGGCAGAGGATTTTCACTTTTACTTGGGCTATTCTGGCTGGGCACCCGGGCAGCTGCAGCAGGAGCAGGGCCACCGCAGCTGGCTGGTTACACCCGCCACCCGCGAGCTAGCCTGGCTGGAACCAGCCAACTGCTGGGTACAGGTGGTGCAGCAGATGGGGGGCCCTAGTCGGCTAATGGCACACTTTCCTGCCGATCCCGGCCTGAACTGA